The stretch of DNA tttaaaatatatattcaagtgCATTGCAggaactttttattttttctgtataaatttatataatatgtacattgtGTTATTAAAAAAACCTGTATATagctttatgataaaaagtGCATTAGACGTCGTGAACTATAATCGTAGCTACAAACTAAATAATAATGGATTGGGTTGGCTTTGGAATGTAAGGAAGTTTAAGCCAGAACATTTTCAACAGACTGTATACACTGCAGCCACTTTACCTGAACATCACAATCCCTGCCTTAGCATGAACAAGCAACAGCAACTTGATGCAATGAGTCCGCAAGAGTTTCTCCCGTATATTCTCACAAAACTAACGATAGATGAAAGAGAATCGCTCCTGGTTGATGAGAGTCAGAGACGCAAGACATTTCTTGTCAACTGGCCGCATGACAAGAACCTATCTGGAATTAAGATGGCCCAAGCCGGCTTCTACAGTTTTGGCGAAGGTGACAGAGTACAATGTGTGTTCTGCAGAGGTAGCTTGCACCGTTGGGAAGCGGATGACATAGCATTAGATGAGCACAAGAGATCATTTCCTTTCTGTCGATTTGTCAAGGGTTTTGACTGCGGAAACCGCCAGTATCACTCCAAAAATTTGGAAGCCGGCGATATGAAGAACATAACTAGTTATGAAGTTCAACAACAGGGTAACCAAGAATACACTTTGGACAGTCTAGCTCTGGGCATCTCTACCAATCGCGCTGCCATTCCACAAAAAGCTATAGTGGCAAGCCGACTACAAACCTATAGGAACTGGCCAAAAAAAATTTCGATAAAACCAGAGGATCTGGTGAATGCTGGATTTTTCTTTACTGGTTCTGGTGACCACGTTAGATGCTTTTTCTGTTCAGGTGGACTGAAGAACTGGGAAGAAAAAGATGATCCTTGGATTGAACATGCACGGTGGTTTCCAGAGTGCCTCTACTTGAAACAAAACAAAGGTCAAGCATTCATTGAACAGGTAATCCTGTCGACATCAGATGGTAAGAAATCTGCAGCAGTAATAGAGATGCAAAGGAGAGTTAAGCGGTTAGAACAGAAGGAAGTGATTGACATACATGAAGAGATGCACAAGCTGGCTGAAAGACTCGGGCACCCCAAAGAGCTGGTCAACAAAGCACTTGAGATAAATGGCAAACCATTCGACGATGTGAAGGACTTAGTGAACATCATTCACGATCTAGACAATGAAGAACCAGCTTTATTGACATTACAGGAACCAAAACCCACTTTGGGAGCTGCTGCTACGTCAGTTCAGGGCAATTCAGATCGAGACACCACCGAAGTAGACGGCGCTCATGGAATCGCTTCCAATGGAGGTGACAGTATTATGCTAGAGGGTAGGCATAAAGCTAGCTGCTGGAATTGCGCATTAAATAAGAACAAGTTAACACCTGCCAACCACATTGGAATGCCTTGCGGGCATCTAATCTTTTGTTCGCAATGCAACGAAGAACAACAGAAATTGTCTTTAACATTTCCAGAGCGTAAGGTCCTGTGCCCCTACAGAAAGTGCGGTGTGAAACTATCAGCTTGCATGAGAACTTACTTTGGCTAGAATTTatctaaaattttacaaatgtacaTACGTGACACACCAGCAGTATCTGTAGTTATTTCATACCTATTGCTACCTCCGCCCTAATGAAATATGATTGCTATATGAATGTTGTATTTAAACTGCAATATGTACTTTTTTTAAAGATCTATTGattacatatgtgtatataaatatatatatgaatacttTGTACCAAAAGCAGGACTAAATTGTATTTCAATACCCATTTTGCTAAACAAGATGCATTGTAAAATGTCAATCAGTCTTACACATGTATGGAAATGGCTAAACCAACCAGCGGATAATCAGAATCCTCTAATCTCTTTAAATAAACGATAAAAATGTTTACGTTACGCAGGAATTAGAAGCCATAAATTTTATAACAGCTCGAGGAAAACTGACAGTTATTCTCATTAAGACAGAAATTATCATGACTCATGAAAGTGCATATTCAGTATGACATAATTTAATTGCTAACCTTGCCTATGATGTGCAATAACATTGAGCATACAAGCcaccaacatacatgtaggtcaatGTTTAGTTATCGAGGTCAAAAACGGAATACGCCAGAATGATACCTCTAgacttacatgtaggtacaaAGTTTAAGGCGCCCTGTTATATAGCCAATTTAGATGAAACTGACCCTTAGACTAGTTGCTCCTACCTATCGGTGGTAGGGGGGGGCAGCCTATCAGTGGTAGGGGGGGCAACCTATCAGTGGTAGGGGGGGGCAACCTATCAGTggtagggggggggggggcagcCTATCAGTGGTGGGGGGCATTTGAGTTTAGCAAACTTATTATTCCTTATACCTCCTGCTTCAATTCAACTGGCTACTACATGAAAGCGACAGTAAATGATTACACTGTCCTTAGATTTACTTTTTTGTGTTTAGGCCGATCTTGACCTGCATCAGGTAGTTGGCTACCTGCTGACTAACTGGCTGCTCAGGCTAGCCAGTTTCACCAAGTACAAATGCCAGTGAACTATAAAAATGTGATTATCACGACAGACCTGTCAGTGCCTCGGAAGCATGAACACCAACATACCTGGCACATAATCTTTGTATGCCAACGATAAGGTCCTAAGGCCATCCTTGGCCATAGGTTCAATTACTTGTCTTATGATCCTTTCTCTGTCAGCTTTGGTGAAAGCTTTTGCTGTTCCGGTAGCATCAAGAGCAAAGGAACAACtgaaatattaaatatactttCTTACAGTAGGTCCTTAATGCGAACCGCTTGGGAACATTTGGAACGCTTGGGGAAATTGTGAATTGCGTCATATATAGCCCAATCACCGGCTCGCCTATGCGCGCTTCACTGACTGCGCGCGTTATCAATCATGGTTAATCCAAAACGTTAGATGGCGACATTTAAAAAACCCACCACTATGAGTATTACAAAAACATCCTTGCTAGTTGATAACTGCTCACTGATATCTAGACGTGGAAAATACATTGCAGTTTCAGTGAACTTTTGTCTGGATATCTATGTAGTTGCATAAGCAGTGCAGTAGCAAACATGTCAGAGCCATGCACATGTCAGAGCCATGCAGTATGCAGTATAATTGCATTACCTACTTTTACtactacacatacatatatatacggtatacatGCACCAAAACTACTTTCTAACACACAGTAAGAAGAATTGGTGCAGTGACGGTATTGCCTATTGCACAGAGTACAGTGATGTATGTAGTAGGAATGCAGCTAGGGCACATTTTACAGCGCTAAATGTAGTAGAACCTTTGCATTACACTGTACATTGATGCACAGCACAGTTTTATGAAGACTCATAGTAgaatcaagtattgagttgacTTGGTTGCAAACACAACTAAATTGCAAGATGAAAATGCAGCTCAAACTTTAATATGAGCGGGCAAACGAAAACTACTatggttttaatatataatgttaATGAAAATACAGTACAAAATACAAAGACCCAAATTTCATTGATCAGAATAGTGATAATGCCCGACTCCCTATTCCGAAACTATATTGGAATTAGAGCGCATGTTCATGAGCTTGCTGTACATATCCTCTGTCAACTTTGTACAATGTAATACAGATGTTTGGAATGTTAGCAGTATGAGTTGATCCACAGTGTCAACCTCATACTAATGGGCAGTTCCAGTAAACATGCAGTTTTAAGTTTTTGAAAATGGGCATTTGCAGTATGCATGAATTGATGGGTTCCAGGTGTCATGGAAGGTAATGTGCAGTACACAGTAGTAGAGCATACAGTTGCAGTAGCAGTATATGTTTACTACGCGTTACAAAGTTGTAAGGCGCTGCAAAATTACTGTGCACTGCTCTACGATAACGCATAGCAGTTCTAATGCGACTAACCCTGAAACCTACATGTACTGCTAAAAGCTTGACTAGCTATACTTTATCAGCGTCAATTATCGTCTGCAAATGGGTGTTACAGAAAATAACACAACACATGCTGTTTCAGGGACTTGGTGATTCTCCTTGCGTGCCTGAGCAAGAACTTTTCCTCATTTTAAAACTATCACAATAGACTTTGTTACACTCTCCTTCAAAAACCAGTGTTAGCTAGTATGGAGATTGAGCTTGAGGGTGAAGAGAAAAAAGAGATGAAAAGAGAGCGGGGAGAAACAATGAGAGGGGAGAAAGATGGTGAGACAGAAAAATGGGGGAGACGATTGTAGGAAAGACAGAGGTGGGAAAGACAGAGATGTAAAAGACAGAGGATGGAAAAAATGGGAGATGAAAGAGGGAGTaaaagagagaatgagagaggaGGGGgaataaaaatcaaaaacaagaGTTGGAGAAACAAGATGGACCAGACAGGGATGTAAGAGAGCAGAAAGAGGGGGAAGAGTTAACTGAGGAAGAAGAGAGAGAAAAGTGAACACAACAGGGAAAGTGAGAAAAGAGAGAAGTAAGGAGGCGAAAGGAGAGAGACGAAAAGGAGGAAAGAAGATAACAGGAGAAAGGAGAAAAAGGGGGAGAGAAAATGTGAAGGGAGGTGATGAGGGGGAGTGATGAGGGGGAGGTGATAAGGAGGGAGGTGATGAGGAGGGAGGTGGTGAGGAGGGAGGTGGTGAGGAGGGAGGTGATAAGGAGGGAAAGGATAAGGGAGAGGGAAGGGATAAGGGAAGGAATAAGGGAGAGGGAAGGGATAAGGGAGAGGAATAAGGGAGAGAGAAGGGATAAGGGAGAGAGAAGGGATAAGGGAGAGGATAAGGGAAATGGAAGGAATAAGGGAGAGGGAAGGGATAAGGGAGAGGATAAGGGATACGGGAAGGGATAAGGGAGAGGGAAGAAATAAGGGAGAGGGAAGGGAGAGGGAAGGGATAAGGGAGAGGGAAGGGAGAGGGAAGGGATAAGGGAGAGAGAAGGGATAAGGGAAAGGGATAAGGGAAGGGATAAGGGAGAGGGAAGGGATAAGGGAGAGGGAAGGGATAAGGGAGAGGATAAGGAGAAGGATTGGAAATAATGGGCTTCTATTGTACTCTCAGCTTCTTTTCCAGTTTAAACTCCTAACTTTTCACACtatgctttttaaaaacttatttaaaaactatttatgaAGAACCTTACAGAGCACTGAAAGACAACAGGGAGTTGAGCTACTCACTTGTCAAGGATGATCTCTGATGCACCTTTAGTGAAGACCCTGTAGGTTCCATTGGGTAGCACAACAACAGTGCTCATACATTTGCGCAAGGAGTTAAAAGTGTAGACCTTGAAAAGAGAATGCTCAGGCCACTCCTCCCGCACCGGCTTATAGTCCTTGCCCATAGACAATACCAACCCTAGCAAGGCGCACTCAGTCTTGTTTCCCACCTAGAGAAGAGAGAAGAGTGAATTTAATCAAGCGTGACATTAAATGTAAAACGGTACATAAACCTAATATGTCAATTCCAGTTATCGTAAATAATTTacgtaaagtttttgtttatattacGTAAAAAATGTCGTATAACGTAAATATTTAAGTAAGTAGAAGTTCAAAAATTCGATTCAAATAACAAGAATCTTGTTGTTAGTTTTAAAAGTATCGCTTTCTCTCTTGCCGCACTGAGGAGAGAAAaggctatatctattatatatactagcataAGGCTATGTACTAGTATAACGATGTATccctatatctattatagataCTAGTACCCTAGTCTAGtctgccgtgagagatcgtcaggtatGCCAGTACAGCGCAGATAATAAGTAGCTGCAAGTAGTTGAAAATAATTGTGCAAGGGAAGTCGATAGGTTTAAGTGTTAGAGTGTTGATCTACCAAGCTGTGTGTCACGAGGTGAAGTCCCGTTGAAAGCAATATTCATTTCCAACCTCCAACACTGGATTTGGAttgatagacagacagacactgctcttattatagcaaagatatatttttgttttattttatgtgaGACATACACAACTTTTTTCTTTACAGAATAGATTTAACTGTACagaaaaatttgaaaagaaCTGATTTAAATTAACATTGATGATGCGCATTTCCTTTAACTTAGTGTAAAATTACGGTAATCATGGACTCTAAACCAAGTAAAAGTGAtaaagaaaaaggagaaaagttgtcgatacaaaccaataatactacagtcaCTGTACAGTCAGTAAATTAAAACGGtaagttttgttttttcttttttgaaggGCCAAAGGGTTGAGTTTGGGAGGGTCTTAGAAGAGATAagataatttacatgtattttactgttcatataatgtATGACGTAAACATTCTCTGAACAGATTGTTTACGTTGCAGCAGCGACTGCTGTGTTATGGCTGGCGTGTTAATCATAGAATGATGCATCCCTGGAGTTTATCAGTCCAACAACTGAATCCTAACAACTTATATAAAATGTGTAATTGCGTGTTCCCATTGACCTCTCAGTTGTGAATCTGCAATGTAGGCATAAGATCCATACATTGCACATCAATTACTAAATTAGGAAGGTTTATTAGCAGTGCCACACAACGGTGACCATAGAGTAAAATAGGCTATTACGTTTTATAGTGTAGTGGAACAAACAAGATAAGTTCATGAGGTCTTAAAGAGGGAGAATTTTCATTAATTACTTTAATGGCCATATTTTAATGGTCATACTTTAATGGAAATACTTGACACAAGTAATACGTGGAATACGTGACACGAGTAATACGTGATGCGAGTAATACGTGACGCGAGTAATACGTGACGCGAGCAATACGTGACACGAGTAATACGTGACGCGAGTAATACGTGATGCGAGTAAAGTACTACCCTAATAATACAGAATACACGATACAATAAATACACTGATAGATACAATTGGAACTGAACAGAGGAGAGATTCAAGTCTAGTACCGGCTAAGTCAGCTACCTGGTTGGCTAAGTCAGCTACCTGCCCGGCTATGTCCGTTACCTGCCGCCTAAGGCTATGTCAGTTACTTGCCTGGCTATGTCAGTTACCTGTACAAGGCTATGTCAGTTACCTGTATAAGGCTATGTCAGCTACCTGCCCAGCTATGGCAGTTACCTGCCCAGCTATGGCAGTTACCTGCCCGGCTATGGCAGTTACCTGCCCGGCTATGTCAGTTACCTGCTGCCTAAGGCTATGTCAGTTACTTGCCTGGCTATGACAGTTACCTGCCTGGCTATGTCAGTTACCTGCCTGGCTATATCAGTTACTTGCCCGGCTATGTTAGTTACTTGCCTGGCTATGTCAGTTACCTGCCGCTTGAAGCTATGTCAGTTACCTGCCCGGCTATGTCAGTTACTTGCCCGGCTATGTCAGTTACCTCCCCAGCTATGTCAGTTACCAGCTGCCTATGGCTATGTCAGTTACCTGCTGCCTATGGCTATGTCAGTTACCGGCCCGGCTATGTCAGTTACCTGTCCTGCTATGTCAGTTACTTGCCCGGCTATGCCAGTTACCTGCTGCATAAGATTATTGCCAGGTTCTTCCTTTAAAATCGATGTGTATCCACTGTTTATAGATATTGAAGTGACGAGTAGGTCTGCAATGTTGGCTGGAAGGTCAGTGTAGTTTGGAATAGTTTTCTCCAACTTTCCTACAAATGCACAAAAAAATGCAAACTAAGGTAATGCGTGGCGGCTTCTCCTAAGCCTATGTGGCTGAGCTAAAGGAAAAGTGGACATATTGAAGATTTTCACTAATTTTTCCCCAGAAAAACAGGCAgaagaaaacaacttcaaaaagtCTTTTACAAGAATGGTAAAGTAGCCCAAGGTGGGTTTATACCAATTCATCTTCAGCCTCTGTCTCCGGCTTTTAGACTTTTTCCTCAGAAATGAAGCGGAATGTAAACGGAATGTCGAACATGGTAGAGAAAACAAAGTACATAACTCGCTAGCCAAAAACCAGGCTACAAACTGacacaaaaacaaatttttgtcaaaaacaagGTTTCTCATAGGCAAAAACATAAGCCAAAAACTGACTATTGTTGTCCCACCTAAACCCAGATCTTAATGAGCCAACCGCAAGAATCAAACGATGCATCGCATAGACAAGAGGAGCGCTTACCAGCGACATAGAGCTGTACAACAGTCATTCTGTTGGTTGTGAGAGTACCTGTCTTATCAGAGCAAATGGCTGTAGCATTGCCCATCGTCTCACACGCATCTAAGTGTCGCACTAGGTTGTTATCAAACATCATTTTCTAAAATTCAAAACAGTCAAATGCAGGAACAGAGTGGGTCAATAAAGCTAGCTACACGTAGAACACAAGAACCAAAGTCGCAGATGAGTAAGTTTAGTTTGCCAATGTTTTCTGTTACGACTtcactttttagattttaaatCGTTACTTGTTTGTGTTGGCATTCTCTTTATGTAAATAATAGTCTGGTAAAGATGGTGAGCAGTGGTGAGCGGTCAGCACTCAATACTAATTCGACAGTTGGGATAAAAATGGCCTTCATAGAGAGCCTTCATAGAGAACCATGGTCTATATACTCTGTTACATGCTAATCGCTGATCGACTGTATGCTCGATAAGCCCTATTACTCAGCTGCAGGTATATATCGTTTATTGGGTCTAAAGCTGTGTTCACATCAGCCGATTTGCAAAGCGATTTTTTGTGGCCGATCTTCGAAAGATTTTATGGGAGCTACCAGctatttttttttttcattcacaCCAGGATGAGTTTGGACCGAGAATGGgcacttttgccaatttttatttgcagggtCAGATAACTTTAACTGATATCTTTTTAGTCAGTCACTCTTTGCATTTTGTTGCCTGTTTTCTATGTTTCCCATTGACATTTTTAGCAAGTTGACTTATTATTTTGCCCAGTTCATcactaataaagtaataatggaTAACTATTATAGGGAGGCCGATCTTGTGCTAACATCATCTActtcaattattatagcaacaacaatagcaacaacaatagcaacaacaatagcaacaacaatagcaacaacaatagcaacaacaatagcaacaacaatagcaacaacaatagcaataataatagcaacaaCAATAGCAACAACAATAGCAACAACAATAGCAACAACAATAGCAACAACAATGAgcaataataattgaaacagtTGCTTAAATTATCATGCCGCTGCTGCAATAATTGAAGAGCTGCTGACTCTGCTGACATCACCCTTCAGGAGTACTATAAACGAAACTATTACTGGCGTTTGAAGCTAGGACAAAATGTgaataaatacaaaaacaaatatgGCGTTCACTTTAAATGACAATGTACGATTCACGGTGAAAGTAATTTCATTGGCTACACAAATTGAAAATCGGCCTAGAATCGTCTACCAATCTGGTACAGTCCGATAAAAATTTTCTCTGTGCAAAATCGGTCTCGGGCTC from Watersipora subatra chromosome 2, tzWatSuba1.1, whole genome shotgun sequence encodes:
- the LOC137386758 gene encoding uncharacterized protein, producing MRSILIFKAINLIGFSQLFICVTTTTAEEALCLYREQTTNKTSAMHLQRGCRSESIDIAEDCFLFPLQNGTQACDREQDHCKNFISRRVQDPRDYYMSPIYFDELLAITCPSEFLQVMAWRVYTQYVYACKMARNAFYMGSSGPIRREKKYFKSTNSDYAKRSTSATKIMDWTTQQANRATSGISASLAPTETVRPQKHPDDHQSQRDQHELLSHKNSFISQKFNLPNRQSWYHGIQIKAKMMFIFRLHSIGQYFNILKYIFKCIAGTFYFFCINLYNMYIVLLKKPVYSFMIKSALDVVNYNRSYKLNNNGLGWLWNVRKFKPEHFQQTVYTAATLPEHHNPCLSMNKQQQLDAMSPQEFLPYILTKLTIDERESLLVDESQRRKTFLVNWPHDKNLSGIKMAQAGFYSFGEGDRVQCVFCRGSLHRWEADDIALDEHKRSFPFCRFVKGFDCGNRQYHSKNLEAGDMKNITSYEVQQQGNQEYTLDSLALGISTNRAAIPQKAIVASRLQTYRNWPKKISIKPEDLVNAGFFFTGSGDHVRCFFCSGGLKNWEEKDDPWIEHARWFPECLYLKQNKGQAFIEQVILSTSDGKKSAAVIEMQRRVKRLEQKEVIDIHEEMHKLAERLGHPKELVNKALEINGKPFDDVKDLVNIIHDLDNEEPALLTLQEPKPTLGAAATSVQGNSDRDTTEVDGAHGIASNGGDSIMLEGRHKASCWNCALNKNKLTPANHIGMPCGHLIFCSQCNEEQQKLSLTFPERKVLCPYRKCGVKLSACMRTYFG